One Pirellulales bacterium genomic region harbors:
- a CDS encoding DEAD/DEAH box helicase, giving the protein MKFEELGLSEPILRAVSAAGYVTPTPIQAQSIVPALQGRDLLGCAQTGTGKTAAFALPMIHRLTAAGNPPKGRGRRIRALVLSPTRELAFQIGESFRTFARHTTLRETVIVGGVNQNPQTRALRNGVDIVVATPGRLLDLMNQGFVDLSHLEIVVLDEADQMLDMGFLPDVRRIMAQVPNERQTLFYSATMPDDIRKLADAILHDPVRVRVAPVKETTDLITQSVYLVPKPHKPQLLAHLLHAQPMSRVLIFTRTKHGADRVVRQLSKVRVRAEAIHGNKSQAARQRTLANFKANLTSVLVATDIAARGIDVDGISHVVNYDLPEQPETYVHRIGRTGRAGATGFAIAFCDREERGYLQAIEQQIRQRIDVATDHPEYKPVERHEEAPREDRRPAGPPKRAKVKKPFAKKRTDAAPSAEGTGPRPAWQGTKKRKRRPGKRERRALSAL; this is encoded by the coding sequence ATGAAGTTTGAAGAGCTTGGGCTCTCTGAGCCCATTCTGCGCGCCGTGTCAGCCGCAGGTTACGTCACCCCCACGCCGATTCAGGCGCAGTCGATCGTGCCGGCCCTGCAGGGCCGCGATCTGCTGGGCTGTGCCCAGACGGGCACGGGCAAGACGGCCGCCTTCGCGCTGCCGATGATCCATCGCCTGACGGCCGCTGGCAATCCGCCAAAAGGACGGGGCCGCCGCATCCGCGCGCTGGTGCTTTCGCCCACGCGCGAGCTGGCCTTTCAAATCGGCGAGAGCTTTCGCACCTTCGCGCGGCATACCACGCTGCGCGAGACCGTAATCGTGGGAGGGGTGAACCAGAATCCGCAAACCCGCGCCCTGCGTAACGGCGTGGATATCGTCGTGGCCACCCCGGGGCGATTGCTCGACCTGATGAATCAGGGATTCGTCGATCTTTCGCACCTCGAGATCGTTGTGCTCGACGAGGCCGACCAGATGCTCGACATGGGCTTTCTGCCCGACGTCCGTCGCATCATGGCCCAGGTGCCCAACGAGCGGCAGACGCTGTTCTATTCGGCGACCATGCCGGACGACATCCGCAAGCTGGCCGACGCGATCTTGCACGATCCCGTCCGGGTGCGCGTGGCCCCGGTCAAGGAGACGACCGACCTGATCACGCAATCGGTCTACCTGGTGCCGAAGCCTCACAAGCCTCAGTTGCTGGCACACCTGCTGCACGCGCAGCCCATGTCGCGGGTGTTGATCTTCACGCGCACCAAGCACGGCGCCGACCGCGTCGTGCGGCAGTTGAGCAAGGTGCGCGTCCGGGCCGAGGCCATCCACGGCAACAAGTCGCAGGCGGCGCGTCAGCGCACGCTGGCCAACTTCAAGGCTAACTTGACCTCGGTGCTCGTGGCGACCGACATCGCGGCACGAGGGATCGATGTGGATGGTATCTCGCACGTGGTGAACTACGACTTGCCCGAGCAGCCGGAGACGTACGTCCATCGCATTGGACGCACGGGCCGTGCCGGGGCGACCGGTTTCGCCATCGCCTTCTGCGACCGTGAAGAACGCGGCTATCTGCAGGCGATCGAGCAGCAGATTCGCCAGCGCATCGACGTGGCGACCGACCATCCCGAGTACAAGCCGGTCGAGCGGCACGAAGAAGCCCCGCGCGAGGATCGCCGCCCGGCGGGTCCGCCCAAGCGAGCGAAGGTTAAGAAGCCGTTTGCCAAGAAGCGTACCGACGCGGCCCCGTCAGCCGAAGGTACGGGCCCCCGCCCAGCGTGGCAAGGCACCAAGAAACGCAAACGCCGCCCCGGTAAGCGCGAGCGCCGAGCACTATCGGCGCTCTAG
- a CDS encoding tetratricopeptide repeat protein codes for MPGHARPWGLLLLMLTAGSASAGEKGQPHFPGLGPHTRPITTTSAEAQDYFDEGLAFLHAFNHDEAIRSFEAALEHDPRCAMAWWGVALANGPHINNPAMPPERSAAAWKAWQEANRYSPQGTPVERALIAALGKRYAATPPEDRRPLDEAYAAALREVWRQFPQDPDVGAFCAEAIMDLRPWDQWTPEGEAQPGTDETVALLERVLELSPHHPLALHLYIHAVEASPSPERAADVANRLRTVAPGLGHLVHMPSHIDVRLGNWDLAVTSNQRAIEADRHYRRLAGKQGFYHVYMAHNHHMLAFAATMRGQSKLALSAIQEMADGIPPEWVAESPLIADGFLAMPVELMIRFGRWDEVLAAPEPAENLPLSRALYHASRGVARAARGETELARAEQQAFLAAQQKIPAESTIGNNLGTHVASIAQHLLAGEILYREGNVEEGLAELREAIELEDQLRYDEPPSWIHPVRHALGATLLKEGRAAEAEAVYRADLKRYPDNGWALFGLAQSLSEQGQHEEAAEIDVRFRATWIDADVEITSSCFCQPSLARPKPAAR; via the coding sequence ATGCCAGGGCATGCTCGACCGTGGGGACTGTTGCTGCTGATGCTGACCGCGGGTTCGGCTAGCGCCGGTGAAAAGGGACAGCCGCATTTTCCGGGACTCGGCCCACACACGCGCCCCATCACGACCACGTCTGCCGAAGCGCAAGATTATTTCGACGAGGGGCTCGCCTTCCTCCATGCCTTCAATCACGACGAGGCCATACGCTCGTTCGAAGCCGCGCTCGAGCACGATCCGCGGTGTGCCATGGCCTGGTGGGGCGTGGCGCTTGCCAACGGACCGCACATCAATAACCCTGCCATGCCTCCCGAGCGATCGGCCGCAGCCTGGAAGGCTTGGCAGGAGGCGAATCGCTACTCACCTCAAGGCACGCCCGTCGAACGCGCGCTGATCGCGGCGCTCGGCAAGCGCTATGCCGCCACGCCCCCCGAAGATCGTCGTCCGCTCGACGAGGCGTATGCCGCTGCCCTGCGCGAAGTTTGGCGGCAGTTTCCGCAGGACCCCGACGTCGGTGCGTTTTGTGCCGAAGCGATCATGGACCTGCGTCCCTGGGATCAATGGACTCCCGAGGGCGAAGCCCAGCCGGGCACGGACGAAACGGTCGCCCTGTTGGAACGCGTGCTCGAGCTGTCGCCCCACCATCCGCTGGCCTTGCACCTGTATATCCACGCGGTCGAGGCGTCCCCCTCGCCCGAGCGTGCGGCCGACGTGGCCAATCGTCTGCGCACGGTCGCGCCCGGGCTGGGCCACCTGGTCCATATGCCGTCGCACATCGACGTGCGGCTCGGCAACTGGGACCTGGCCGTCACGTCGAACCAGCGGGCCATCGAGGCCGACCGCCACTACCGCCGGCTCGCCGGCAAGCAGGGCTTCTACCACGTCTACATGGCGCACAATCATCACATGCTCGCCTTTGCCGCCACGATGCGCGGTCAGAGCAAACTGGCCCTCTCCGCCATCCAGGAAATGGCCGACGGCATTCCACCGGAATGGGTCGCCGAGAGCCCGTTGATCGCCGACGGTTTCCTGGCCATGCCGGTGGAACTGATGATCCGTTTCGGTCGCTGGGATGAAGTGCTCGCCGCGCCCGAGCCGGCCGAAAACCTGCCCCTGTCGCGGGCGCTCTACCACGCGTCGCGCGGCGTGGCTCGCGCGGCCCGCGGAGAAACCGAGTTGGCCCGCGCCGAGCAGCAGGCCTTTCTCGCCGCGCAGCAGAAGATTCCGGCCGAGTCGACCATCGGCAACAATCTTGGCACGCACGTCGCCTCGATCGCCCAGCACCTGCTCGCCGGCGAGATCCTCTACCGCGAAGGAAACGTCGAAGAGGGACTTGCCGAGTTGCGCGAGGCCATCGAACTCGAGGATCAACTGCGCTACGACGAGCCCCCGAGTTGGATTCACCCGGTGCGCCACGCCCTGGGGGCGACCCTGCTCAAGGAAGGTCGCGCGGCCGAGGCCGAAGCAGTTTATCGCGCCGACCTGAAGCGCTACCCCGACAATGGCTGGGCCCTCTTCGGACTGGCGCAAAGCCTGAGCGAACAAGGCCAGCACGAAGAAGCAGCCGAGATCGACGTGCGCTTTCGCGCCACCTGGATCGACGCCGACGTCGAGATCACCTCCTCCTGCTTCTGCCAGCCAAGCCTCGCGCGGCCGAAACCGGCGGCCAGGTAA
- a CDS encoding putative sulfate exporter family transporter produces MDVPSESGEIGSTAGAAKKYWPALLATEDLWSIWLGWIVLLAALAAVWLARPADQPQRLADFARLQDRLETLERDPAAEAEEVKALRHDVSRLNQQMATNPFDRWFANLSSWDDNPLDAFVGKGGTSLLPGLLAVFVVSLVLFGGGVAGMGTPARGFPLAFACVFLLAVGAYVLAGQKVVKHYNLEYALWALVVGLVISNTLGTPRFLLPALRTEFYIKTGLVLLGAEILFHRLLTLGLPGVFIAWGVTPVVLISTYLFGQHVLRIPSRSLNMVISADMSVCGVSAAIATAAACRAKKEELSLAIGLSLVFTVAMMVIMPAVIVRMGIGPVLGGAWIGGTIDSTGAVAAAGGMLGESALAVAATVKMIQNILIGAIAFGVSVYWVTRVERDADGTRPSLFEIWYRFPKFILGFVAASIVFTFVGNSGVEGDAIAEAATSTSKTFRNWFFCLAFVSIGLETSFRELSKFLVGGKPLILYVCGQTLNLILTLFMAWLMFEKVFPDAASALGQ; encoded by the coding sequence ATGGACGTTCCGTCCGAATCAGGCGAAATCGGCTCGACAGCAGGGGCTGCGAAGAAGTATTGGCCCGCGCTGCTGGCGACGGAAGATCTCTGGTCGATCTGGTTGGGTTGGATCGTTCTGCTGGCGGCGCTCGCGGCCGTGTGGCTGGCGCGTCCGGCGGATCAGCCGCAGCGTCTGGCCGATTTCGCGCGGTTGCAAGATCGCCTCGAAACGCTTGAACGTGATCCGGCCGCCGAGGCCGAAGAAGTGAAGGCTTTGCGCCACGACGTGTCGCGTTTGAACCAACAGATGGCCACGAACCCGTTCGATCGGTGGTTCGCGAACCTGTCGTCGTGGGACGACAATCCGCTCGATGCCTTTGTCGGCAAAGGGGGCACGAGCCTGCTGCCGGGGTTGCTCGCCGTGTTCGTCGTGTCGCTCGTGCTCTTTGGGGGTGGCGTCGCGGGCATGGGGACGCCGGCGCGCGGCTTTCCGCTGGCGTTTGCGTGCGTGTTTCTGCTGGCGGTCGGCGCGTATGTGCTGGCTGGACAGAAGGTCGTCAAGCACTACAACCTCGAGTACGCGCTGTGGGCGCTCGTGGTGGGGCTGGTCATCAGCAATACGCTCGGCACGCCACGTTTCCTGCTACCTGCCCTGCGGACGGAGTTCTACATCAAGACGGGGCTCGTCCTGCTGGGGGCCGAGATCCTTTTTCATCGCCTGCTGACGCTGGGCCTGCCCGGCGTCTTCATCGCCTGGGGCGTCACGCCGGTCGTGTTGATTTCCACCTATCTGTTCGGGCAACACGTGCTGCGGATTCCCTCGCGGTCGTTGAACATGGTGATCAGCGCCGATATGTCGGTCTGCGGCGTGTCGGCCGCCATTGCCACGGCGGCGGCCTGCCGTGCGAAGAAGGAGGAACTGTCGCTGGCGATAGGCCTGTCGCTGGTGTTTACCGTGGCGATGATGGTCATCATGCCGGCGGTGATCGTGCGGATGGGGATCGGTCCCGTGCTGGGCGGAGCGTGGATCGGCGGGACGATCGATTCGACCGGCGCCGTGGCGGCGGCGGGAGGGATGCTCGGCGAGTCCGCGCTGGCGGTGGCGGCCACGGTCAAAATGATTCAGAACATTCTGATTGGGGCGATCGCCTTTGGCGTCTCGGTCTACTGGGTGACGCGTGTCGAACGCGATGCCGATGGAACGCGGCCCAGCCTGTTCGAGATTTGGTACCGCTTTCCGAAGTTCATTCTGGGATTCGTGGCGGCCTCGATTGTGTTTACTTTCGTGGGCAACAGTGGCGTCGAGGGGGATGCCATCGCCGAGGCGGCGACGAGCACCTCAAAGACGTTTCGCAACTGGTTCTTCTGTCTGGCGTTCGTGAGCATCGGCCTGGAAACGAGCTTCCGCGAGTTGAGCAAGTTTCTGGTCGGCGGCAAGCCGCTGATTCTTTATGTCTGCGGGCAGACCTTGAATCTGATTCTCACGCTGTTCATGGCGTGGCTTATGTTCGAAAAGGTCTTTCCCGATGCCGCCAGCGCCCTGGGGCAATAG
- a CDS encoding sulfatase-like hydrolase/transferase, whose amino-acid sequence MKVIQAIVLLVATGGAVAPMAAAPVSHPNIVLVLADDLGGTDLGCYGRNDHRTPHLDQLANEGMRFTCAYTAQSICSPSRAALMSGKCPARLHLTNFLPGRADALSQRLLQPRIEGQLPLEEVTLAELLQRRGYATGLFGKWHLGGPGFGPLEQGFDVAVEPKAASEATLATGGKSEYAITAAAEQFIADHRDEPFFCYVPHHCPHIPLAAAPELIEKNRDAFHPVYAAMVETLDATVGRLMKKVDELGLTEQTIFIFTSDNGGLHVLEFPGTPATYSRPYRAGKGYLYEGGLREPLLVRWPGVVKPESVCETPVVLSDLVPTLLEAAGGDVAAEVGPLDGVSILPLLRGETMPERTLYWHFPNYTNQGGRPAGAIRQGDWKLVEQFEDGSVELYDLAGDVGEAKNLASAEPARAEALLGKLRAWRASVGAQMPMPNPDFDAALHRRLYIEQDPSKLVAEATAAETEPAWKEWRAAMNAAVKGRKASVTPSQGDIRLRAADARVHAKTMRYEPQPNKNVLGYWTNVDDWADWEFDVPAAGVYEVEVQQGCGAGSGGAVVNVEVGGKTLPFTVQETGHFQHMIQREIGTVELAAGKQTLAVRPRSKPGVAVMDLRRIVLRLVP is encoded by the coding sequence ATGAAAGTGATTCAGGCGATTGTGCTGCTCGTCGCGACGGGAGGGGCGGTGGCACCGATGGCGGCCGCCCCGGTTTCCCATCCCAACATTGTCCTGGTGCTTGCCGACGATCTCGGCGGTACCGATCTGGGCTGTTACGGGCGTAACGACCATCGCACTCCCCATCTCGACCAGTTGGCGAACGAGGGAATGCGCTTCACGTGCGCCTACACGGCGCAGTCGATTTGCTCGCCGTCACGCGCGGCGCTGATGAGCGGCAAGTGCCCGGCGCGGCTGCATTTGACGAATTTTCTGCCGGGGCGGGCCGATGCCCTCTCGCAACGGCTGCTGCAGCCGCGCATCGAGGGACAGTTGCCCCTCGAGGAAGTAACCCTGGCCGAATTGCTCCAGCGGCGTGGGTATGCGACGGGGCTCTTCGGCAAGTGGCACCTTGGCGGGCCCGGCTTCGGGCCGCTCGAGCAGGGTTTCGACGTGGCGGTTGAACCAAAGGCCGCCTCGGAGGCGACGCTCGCCACGGGGGGCAAATCGGAATACGCCATCACCGCGGCGGCCGAACAGTTCATCGCGGACCACCGCGACGAGCCCTTCTTCTGCTACGTGCCGCATCATTGTCCGCACATTCCGCTGGCGGCGGCGCCGGAACTGATCGAAAAGAATCGGGATGCGTTCCATCCCGTCTACGCGGCGATGGTCGAAACGCTCGACGCCACCGTTGGGCGACTCATGAAGAAGGTCGACGAGCTCGGCCTGACCGAGCAGACCATCTTCATTTTCACGAGCGACAACGGTGGGCTCCACGTGCTCGAGTTTCCCGGCACGCCGGCCACGTACAGCCGTCCGTATCGGGCGGGCAAGGGATACTTGTACGAAGGAGGGCTGCGCGAGCCCTTGCTGGTGCGCTGGCCGGGGGTCGTCAAACCGGAGAGCGTCTGCGAGACCCCCGTCGTGTTGAGCGACCTCGTGCCGACGCTGCTCGAAGCGGCGGGAGGGGACGTGGCGGCGGAAGTCGGACCACTCGATGGGGTGAGCATCCTGCCCCTGCTGCGGGGCGAGACGATGCCTGAACGCACGCTGTACTGGCATTTTCCAAACTACACGAATCAAGGGGGCCGGCCCGCGGGCGCGATTCGCCAGGGCGATTGGAAGCTCGTCGAGCAGTTCGAGGATGGCAGCGTCGAGTTGTACGATCTGGCGGGGGACGTGGGAGAGGCGAAGAATCTCGCCTCGGCGGAGCCCGCGCGTGCCGAAGCGTTGCTGGGCAAGCTGCGTGCTTGGCGGGCCAGTGTCGGCGCGCAGATGCCGATGCCCAATCCGGACTTCGATGCGGCCCTGCATCGACGGCTCTATATCGAGCAAGATCCCTCGAAGCTGGTTGCCGAGGCAACGGCCGCCGAAACCGAACCGGCGTGGAAGGAATGGCGCGCCGCCATGAACGCCGCCGTCAAAGGTCGCAAGGCCAGTGTCACGCCATCGCAGGGAGATATCCGGCTGCGGGCCGCCGATGCTCGCGTGCATGCCAAGACGATGCGCTACGAACCGCAGCCGAACAAGAACGTGTTGGGCTATTGGACGAATGTCGACGATTGGGCCGACTGGGAATTCGATGTTCCCGCGGCAGGCGTCTATGAAGTCGAGGTGCAGCAAGGTTGCGGCGCCGGCAGCGGTGGAGCGGTGGTGAACGTCGAAGTAGGGGGCAAGACGCTCCCCTTCACCGTGCAGGAAACGGGCCATTTTCAACACATGATCCAGCGCGAGATCGGCACGGTGGAGCTGGCTGCCGGCAAGCAGACGCTGGCCGTACGGCCGCGGTCGAAGCCTGGCGTGGCGGTGATGGACTTGCGGCGCATCGTCTTGCGCCTCGTACCGTAG
- a CDS encoding glycosyltransferase, with the protein MKILYVCLSYVPACGAPAELRYLASILAQKGHEVSVYTTTFFSYDQNLFPQTEVQNLDGVKVHYFRRGWSSRTFVLSPELNETLRREIGNFDVVHLYGFRSLQTTAAARIARKAGVPYVITGRGSLTYEQGNRRYKRLYDAVLGRSILHHATKCLPFNEFEKKQFVALGVADERIETIPLGIDPTSFADLPERGAFRAQHGLGDRPMALFLGRFHPIKGLDLLVPAVARAVRELPELCVCLAGSDDGVQREIEAQVARHGLADNIRFVGHLRDRDKLQALVDSDLLVLPSRYDLFPNVLCEAWACRRPVVVCEGCGIADLVRDRQLGLVARFDEADLAEKLLAAARDPDWRQTTGELAYQFVTTQLDSREIAERHERLYASIVERRMPAHAIAP; encoded by the coding sequence ATGAAGATTCTCTACGTTTGCCTGAGCTACGTGCCTGCCTGCGGTGCGCCGGCCGAGCTGCGCTATCTGGCGTCGATCCTGGCACAAAAGGGGCACGAGGTCTCGGTCTACACCACCACCTTCTTCAGCTACGACCAGAACCTCTTCCCGCAGACCGAGGTGCAAAATCTCGACGGAGTGAAAGTACACTATTTTCGTCGCGGCTGGTCGTCGCGGACCTTCGTACTCTCGCCCGAGTTGAACGAAACGCTACGGCGCGAGATCGGCAACTTCGACGTCGTCCACCTCTACGGCTTCCGTTCGCTGCAAACGACGGCCGCCGCGCGCATCGCCCGTAAGGCCGGTGTCCCCTATGTCATCACTGGCCGAGGTTCGCTGACGTACGAGCAGGGCAACCGCCGTTACAAGCGTCTCTACGACGCCGTCTTGGGACGCTCGATTCTGCACCACGCCACGAAGTGCCTGCCGTTCAACGAATTCGAGAAGAAACAATTCGTGGCGCTGGGCGTTGCTGACGAGCGCATCGAGACGATCCCGCTCGGCATCGACCCCACATCCTTCGCCGACCTGCCCGAGCGCGGCGCCTTTCGCGCCCAGCATGGACTGGGCGATCGCCCCATGGCCCTGTTTCTCGGCCGCTTCCACCCCATCAAGGGACTCGACCTGCTCGTACCGGCGGTGGCACGCGCCGTGCGAGAGCTGCCCGAGTTGTGCGTCTGCCTGGCAGGCAGCGACGACGGCGTCCAACGCGAGATCGAAGCACAGGTCGCGCGGCATGGTCTTGCCGACAACATTCGTTTTGTCGGACACCTGCGCGACCGCGATAAGCTACAAGCCCTGGTCGATTCCGACCTGCTCGTGCTGCCGAGCCGCTACGACCTTTTCCCGAACGTCCTGTGCGAGGCCTGGGCCTGCCGGCGGCCGGTGGTCGTGTGCGAAGGGTGCGGCATTGCCGACCTGGTGCGCGACCGGCAACTAGGTCTCGTGGCCCGATTCGACGAGGCCGATCTCGCCGAGAAGCTGCTCGCGGCGGCCCGGGACCCCGACTGGCGCCAGACCACGGGGGAGCTTGCTTACCAGTTCGTCACGACACAGCTCGACTCGCGCGAGATCGCCGAGCGCCACGAGCGACTGTATGCCTCGATCGTCGAGCGTCGCATGCCGGCTCACGCGATAGCTCCCTAG
- the asnB gene encoding asparagine synthase (glutamine-hydrolyzing), translating into MCGIAGAVNWGDLQTLALMTDIQSHRGPDDRGLWETRTRDGNWVGLGSRRLSILDLSPAGHMPMSTPDGSITIVYNGEVYNYPQLRSELEAAGYVFRSNSDTEAVLYLYQHEGPESVRKLNGMFALAIWDDRSQQLFLARDHFGIKPLYYCQQNERLAFASEAKAILQLPGAPRRMNLAALHQYLSFLWVPDPLTMFDGVVKLPAGHYAIYKDGRLQLTQYWDMEFPPDGERYAGTEDDLAMELRERFTQAVHSQMRSDVPLGAFLSAGMDSSSIVAVMQSKSNQPVRTFTTSFPERFRVGSNFDDDSVARRTAERFGCQHTQIEIQPDVASLLPKLIWHMDEPVADPAILVCYLVNREARRDVTVLLSGVGGDEVFAGYRKYVAHYMARRYRSLPASVRQYVVEPAIDALPSFRGTQLRRYVRLAKKMARSGSLPPKDRFIMDGVYMTEDLKEELYNDRMRALLGDFDPRRRHLGHFAKVGHADFLNQMLYLDLKVFMVTLNLTYNDKMSMANSVEVRVPFLDRELTEWVAWNVPPAAKLHGRTTKYLLRKAMGDVLPQEIFRQRKVGFGAPVDHWLPNELREMVGDLLSEEVVRSRGLFQPAAVRRLVQEHQAGRQDWAFQIWQLLTLELWMRNFMDAPAPLAAAG; encoded by the coding sequence ATGTGTGGAATTGCCGGCGCGGTGAATTGGGGCGATCTCCAAACCCTCGCCCTGATGACCGACATTCAATCCCACCGCGGTCCCGACGACCGCGGCTTGTGGGAAACGCGCACGCGCGACGGCAATTGGGTGGGGCTCGGGTCGCGGCGACTGTCGATTCTCGACTTGTCCCCCGCCGGCCACATGCCCATGAGCACGCCGGACGGCTCGATCACGATCGTCTACAACGGCGAGGTCTACAACTATCCACAGTTGCGCTCCGAGCTCGAAGCGGCGGGCTACGTCTTCCGTTCGAACAGCGATACCGAGGCGGTGCTTTATCTTTATCAGCACGAGGGCCCCGAATCGGTCCGCAAGCTGAACGGCATGTTCGCCCTGGCCATCTGGGACGACCGCTCGCAGCAGTTGTTTCTCGCCCGCGATCATTTCGGCATCAAACCGCTCTACTACTGCCAGCAGAATGAACGCCTGGCGTTCGCCTCCGAGGCCAAGGCAATCCTGCAACTGCCCGGCGCGCCGCGGCGGATGAATCTTGCGGCCCTGCACCAGTACCTGTCGTTTCTGTGGGTACCCGATCCGCTGACGATGTTCGACGGCGTGGTCAAGCTACCGGCCGGCCATTACGCGATCTACAAGGACGGCCGACTCCAGCTCACCCAATACTGGGACATGGAGTTCCCGCCCGACGGCGAACGGTACGCCGGCACCGAAGACGATCTTGCCATGGAGCTGCGCGAGCGTTTCACCCAGGCCGTGCATAGCCAGATGCGCAGCGACGTCCCCCTGGGCGCCTTTCTGAGCGCCGGCATGGACTCGAGCAGCATCGTCGCCGTGATGCAGTCGAAGAGCAATCAACCGGTCCGCACTTTCACGACGTCGTTTCCCGAGCGTTTCCGCGTCGGCAGCAACTTCGACGACGACTCGGTCGCGCGGCGTACGGCCGAGCGTTTCGGCTGCCAGCACACGCAGATCGAGATCCAACCCGACGTGGCCAGCCTGCTGCCGAAGCTGATCTGGCACATGGACGAGCCTGTCGCCGACCCGGCGATCCTCGTCTGTTACCTGGTGAATCGCGAAGCGCGACGCGACGTCACCGTGCTTTTGTCGGGCGTGGGGGGAGACGAGGTATTCGCCGGTTATCGCAAGTACGTGGCCCATTACATGGCGCGGCGTTATCGCTCGCTGCCGGCCTCGGTGCGCCAGTACGTCGTCGAGCCGGCCATTGATGCCCTGCCCAGCTTCCGTGGAACGCAGTTGCGCCGCTACGTGCGTCTGGCGAAAAAGATGGCCCGCAGCGGTTCTTTGCCACCGAAGGATCGCTTCATCATGGACGGCGTGTACATGACCGAAGATCTCAAAGAGGAGCTGTATAACGACCGCATGCGGGCCCTGTTGGGGGACTTCGATCCACGGCGCCGCCACCTGGGGCACTTTGCCAAGGTGGGACATGCCGACTTCCTGAACCAGATGCTGTACCTCGATCTCAAGGTCTTCATGGTGACCTTGAATCTGACCTACAACGACAAGATGAGCATGGCCAACTCGGTCGAGGTGCGCGTGCCATTCCTCGATCGCGAGCTGACCGAATGGGTCGCCTGGAACGTGCCGCCGGCGGCCAAGCTGCACGGCCGGACCACCAAATACCTGTTGCGCAAGGCCATGGGGGACGTGCTGCCCCAGGAGATTTTCCGCCAGCGCAAGGTAGGCTTTGGCGCGCCGGTCGATCATTGGCTGCCCAACGAATTGCGCGAGATGGTCGGCGATCTGCTGAGCGAAGAAGTCGTGCGGAGCCGAGGATTATTCCAGCCGGCCGCCGTGCGGCGCCTCGTCCAAGAACATCAGGCCGGTCGCCAGGATTGGGCCTTCCAGATCTGGCAGCTCCTGACGCTCGAGCTATGGATGCGCAATTTCATGGATGCACCGGCCCCCCTGGCGGCCGCAGGATAA
- a CDS encoding glycosyltransferase family 4 protein, producing MTTHLCINAMPIKPGGGLTVLLGLIEAWRTIGSKLHITVVASEKDTLNAVADTKCADRVEAINVAGARKQFLWENSLFGAQLAAFKPDVLMTNNYYVHNVSFPQIVHHQDLWRFVTPGQVGVTRSVPGEMVRKWAANKALRSAAANVFVSEYIRREAERVFPDSAPRNHVIYNGLSEQALRRAEEIDQRYTGEPRLMAIQSANRHKDTPTLLRTLAFLVYKAPEVNWRLDVAGGHGRGSWEPFQQLAVELGIDDRVTWRGYCSQDQLDELLRRSLCLVFTSILESFGLPPLEAMARRCPTIAAKTTAIPEIVGEAGILVEPRNPDQFADAVLELYHSPRLRDEYVQRGRERIRRFNWNESAAKFAEIFERYAA from the coding sequence ATGACTACGCATCTCTGCATCAACGCCATGCCGATCAAGCCGGGAGGAGGCCTCACGGTGTTGCTCGGGCTGATCGAGGCCTGGCGCACGATCGGCAGCAAGCTGCATATCACCGTCGTGGCGAGCGAGAAAGATACGCTCAACGCCGTGGCCGACACGAAGTGCGCCGATCGCGTCGAGGCCATCAACGTGGCCGGCGCACGCAAGCAGTTCCTCTGGGAAAATTCGCTCTTCGGCGCGCAACTGGCCGCCTTCAAGCCAGACGTGTTGATGACGAACAACTACTACGTCCACAACGTGTCGTTCCCGCAGATCGTGCATCACCAGGATCTCTGGCGCTTCGTCACGCCGGGCCAGGTCGGCGTCACGCGTTCCGTGCCGGGCGAAATGGTGCGGAAATGGGCCGCCAACAAGGCCCTCCGCTCGGCCGCGGCCAACGTCTTCGTCTCCGAGTACATCCGCCGCGAGGCCGAGCGGGTATTTCCCGATTCCGCCCCGCGCAACCACGTGATCTACAACGGGCTCTCCGAGCAGGCCTTGCGCCGCGCCGAAGAGATCGACCAGCGTTACACCGGCGAGCCGCGTTTGATGGCCATCCAAAGCGCCAACCGTCACAAAGACACCCCCACCTTGCTCCGCACGCTGGCGTTTCTCGTCTACAAAGCGCCCGAAGTGAATTGGCGACTCGACGTCGCCGGCGGACACGGGCGCGGCAGTTGGGAACCCTTCCAACAATTGGCGGTCGAACTGGGCATCGACGATCGCGTCACTTGGCGCGGTTACTGCTCGCAGGACCAACTCGACGAGTTGCTGCGGCGGTCGTTGTGTCTCGTCTTCACGAGCATTCTCGAAAGCTTCGGCCTGCCCCCGCTCGAGGCGATGGCCCGCCGTTGCCCCACGATTGCCGCCAAAACCACCGCCATTCCCGAGATCGTCGGCGAGGCGGGCATCCTGGTCGAGCCGCGCAATCCCGATCAGTTTGCCGATGCCGTGCTCGAGCTCTATCACAGCCCCCGCCTGCGCGACGAATACGTGCAACGGGGGCGCGAGCGCATCCGGCGGTTCAACTGGAATGAGAGCGCCGCGAAGTTCGCCGAGATCTTCGAGCGGTATGCGGCGTAA